A single region of the Hylaeus volcanicus isolate JK05 chromosome 5, UHH_iyHylVolc1.0_haploid, whole genome shotgun sequence genome encodes:
- the LOC128876838 gene encoding venom protease-like, whose protein sequence is MVSRCLASIALLCPLIVFASAEGLLEPPVCGVSVARGVYSDRIIGGIAAKKDAWPWMGALGYKNPDGTATPVFKCGATLITNKHVLTSAYCASGIDNLILVRFSSLTLDGERPVDVNIEEKQVHSEYNEKTKANDIAVLTLKKEVIFSDSLRPICLPHKESLVNDDFGGKFAYIAGWGSTSYQGPPSNFLKQSMVPVIVNEKCRESYSGFPSLAITNRTICAGKVAGGTNACIGDNGGPLMMLFDGNVYEIGLYIHSYKCAERGYPGIFTRITEYLDFIKQAIEM, encoded by the exons ATGGTGTCGAGATGTTTGGCATCGATTGCCCTGCTTTGTCCACTGATTGTGTTCGCATCAGCTGAAG GTCTGTTGGAGCCGCCTGTGTGTGGAGTTAGTGTCGCCAGGGGAGTCTATAGCGACAGAATAATCGGTGGTATTGCCGCGAAGAAGG ATGCCTGGCCCTGGATGGGAGCATTAGGTTACAAGAACCCAGACGGTACCGCGACTCCAGTTTTCAAGTGTGGCGCTACCCTGATCACGAATAAACACGTTCTGACGTCCGCTTACTGCGCGTCTGGAATCGACAACTTGATCTTGGTTCGTTTTAGTAGCTTAACTTTGGACGGTGAAAGACCGGTCGACGTCAACATCGAAGAGAAACAGGTCCACAGTGAATACAACGAAAAGACGAAGGCCAATGACATCGCGGTCCTCACACTGAAGAAGGAAGTTATCTTCAGCG ACTCCCTCCGTCCCATCTGTCTCCCACACAAAGAATCTTTGGTAAACGATGACTTCGGCGGAAAATTCGCGTACATTGCTGGATGGGGTTCAACTTCGTACC AAGGACCACCGAGCAACTTCCTCAAGCAAAGCATGGTCCCCGTCATCGTCAACGAAAAGTGCAGAGAGAGCTACTCTGGATTCCCTTCGCTGGCCATCACTAACCGCACGATTTGCGCTGGAAAGGTAGCTGGTGGAACCAACGCTTGCATT GGTGACAACGGAGGACCTCTGATGATGCTCTTCGACGGTAACGTTTACGAGATCGGTCTTTACATCCACAGCTACAAGTGCGCCGAACGCGGATATCCTGGCATCTTCACCAGAATCACCGAGTATCTGGATTTCATCAAACAAGCAATCGAGATGTAA